GCGCTGGTCACAGGGGCGTGGGTGGATTGTCGGTGGCGGCCTATAAAGTCGCTGGCATGGCACGGATTGCGGTGATCGGCGCCGGGATGGGCGCGATGGCGGCCGCCGCCCGGCTGGCCGTCGCGGGCCACCGGGTGGTGGTGTACGAACGTACGGAGACGTACGGCGGTGCGCTGCGCCGCTTCGCGCGGGACGGTTTCTCCTTCGACACGGGACCGGGCCTGTTGCCGCTGCCCGCGGTCTACCGCGATCTGTTCGTCAAGACGGGCAAGGAGCCGCTGGAGGCCTGCGTCGAGTTGGTCCAGGTGGACCCGTCGGCGCGGCACGTCTTCGCGGACGGCACGGAGGTCTCGCTGCCGAACGCGTCGCGCGCGGGCGTCGTGTCGGCGCTGGACGTGGCGCTCGGCGAGGGCGCGGGCGAGCGCTGGGGAGACTTCCTGGTACGGGCGCGCGAGGCCTGGGACCGCACGCGCCGGCCGCTCCTGGAGGAGCCGCTGTGGCCCAACTGGTCTGTGCTGGCCGAGCGCGAGCCGTATCCGGCGGTGCCGCACAAGAAGCTGCTGCGCACCCGGCGGGCCGGCACGCTCGCCGAGGTCGGCGCCTGGGAGCTGCGCGACCCGCGGCTTGTGGCCCTGTTGGAGAGCCACGCCCTGGCGTACGGCCTGGATCCGCGGACCACTCCGGCGAGCGCGGCCGTGCTGCCGTATCTGGAGCACGCCTTCGGCACCTGGTATGTGCGCGGGGGGATGCGGGAGTTGGCGCGTGCCGTGTACGAGCGCTGCGTGAAGCGGAAGGTCGAATTCGTCTTCGGCGCCGAGGTCACCGGGATCGTCGAGAAGGACGGCCGGGTG
The Streptomyces sp. CGMCC 4.7035 DNA segment above includes these coding regions:
- a CDS encoding phytoene desaturase family protein, which gives rise to MARIAVIGAGMGAMAAAARLAVAGHRVVVYERTETYGGALRRFARDGFSFDTGPGLLPLPAVYRDLFVKTGKEPLEACVELVQVDPSARHVFADGTEVSLPNASRAGVVSALDVALGEGAGERWGDFLVRAREAWDRTRRPLLEEPLWPNWSVLAEREPYPAVPHKKLLRTRRAGTLAEVGAWELRDPRLVALLESHALAYGLDPRTTPASAAVLPYLEHAFGTWYVRGGMRELARAVYERCVKRKVEFVFGAEVTGIVEKDGRVAGVELAGGTSQAFGSGGGSVAEADHVVAGVAPGVLDRVVPGAAAARGGGEVAPQRGMPSRLTVLLALRGGRPEGAAHRTVVHAADREGELDRLFGHSAGLPTGATVTVLRPDDPALVPDAGHEAVTLTVTVPSGSSASESDVDHILEAAGRAIPGLRDRVLWHEVRTPADIAEDTGVAGGAIPAPALAAADGRLLQPSNNTRIPGLFTVGGWSHPGGGLPHAGMSGALVAGLIVEGPDFRGSQ